The DNA window TGTTTATTCATAGCCAAGCCAACTTTCAGACAGATTTAAAGTATAAGCAACACACTGCGCATAATAGAACACAAATTTCATAATAAAGTTTCCAGTTCGAACTCAGTACTACAAGAACACTGAAGTAGAAATTAACATGGTGCATGCATAGCTATTCACTCCCAACTCTTGTAAATTATCAACACCCTTGAAAATCACAGGAATTTGGAGTCATAACTTGTTAGTCCAACCACCACCATGACGAGCAGCTGAGTTAATACTTCTCGTCTTCTGAATCATCCTCATCATCCTCGTCCTCAGAGGAGACATCGGGGGCATTTAAATAGCTTGTACATTTGACCCAAAAAAAAACCAATAAGAGAAGACAACACATGCAAGAAGACAACACCCAAAAATGTaaacatgtttcattttaaaaaGAGATGTTAAACATGCAAACATTCATCCAACATCTGAGCTCGCGCACTACCGAGGCACTTCACCTAAGTAAAATAACTAGCCAGCACAATCGCAATCCCCATAACTGAAATTTGCAAACACGACACAGCTCTTAAGATTATTATCAACTGCGGTCAACGCATCCATAGCAACGACTAGAATGTACGACTTTCTAATTAAGACAAACATAAAGCAAGAATGTATAAATTCCCATCCAATGACAAAAGAATAAAAGAGTTACACTTCAAGGTGCCATTTGTAAAGAGGGTCATCTGTCCCAATTGCAGATGGACAAGGTACACCATCTACGTGGCCAGCTGGAATCGTAATTTCACAATCGCCATCCTACAAACGATAACAAGATTAACTTCCAAACTTCATATGCGAATAAAAGATAAATAAAAAGTaagcctttgaggatgcatttatATTCCTCTTTCGCCTATTCAAGCCCTACTCCAAAATTATGGCGAAAGATATTAGTTTCAAACTTGGTGGCAGGCTCCACTTATGCTTAGGGCGAAGCCTTGCTCTAGCATCAGACAACATAAATCCGTAGCGAAGAGAATCTTCACATATTTAATCAAAAGCACCCTGCCAAATCACCCGGCCGCAAGAATACCACCcacattttaaaacaaaatttagATCGTATTGACCTACATATTCCTGCTATGTCATCTATGTCAACTCTGCAGTTTCATCTCTTATAGTTAATTGCTTGAACATGTGATTTATAAATTCATAGAGCTCTCGTTCAAAGTAACGAGCCCCTGTTTTGAAGAGCTAAAAAATTAGTTAAATCCAAATCCATAACGATCACACGGGGTTTTATTCCATTCGATCTTGGTTCGAATTTCTTGCCCGACACTAGTGGCACTGGAGATTGGTATTTCAAGTTTGTAAACCAGGAAATTTCGGCCATCGCCATCAACACAAGACATATCATTGAACATTCAAATAAACCAGGAACAAGGATAAAATGGCGAGGATGGTACCTTGATCTCACATAGCAATACATCACCCAGGCAATAAACACCTCGAAAAAGACGACGCTCATCATTTTCGTCCCTCTTTGCCCAAAATGTCATGCAGTAACACCACCACCAGATACACGGTTAACCTTGACAACCTTATCGAGAACGAAATTCTTTCGCTGTAACCAACCAAAAAATACGCAAACAAAACCATTACCAATATTAAGCAAACAAGGCTATTAACAACATCAAATAATTTCTCTAACTTTTTTCTTATTGTAGAAGTTTAAGGCCGTTTCCGCTTTGTCCTTGATATGAGCTAAACCACCGACATGAAACAGCGTCATCCCTCCACCGCATAATAATTTTCTTGGATCAAAATATTCATCACATAGCTGTCGACAAATTTAAACAAAGTTTAGTTTCCCACATTCATGTCTAAAGATGGGGTGTGCGTGTAAATTAAAGACGATACGGAGTGTTAATCGCAAATAACTGTCAAATAATAATACGGTAGAAGACTCAAGTGTAGACTATTGTATATACTCATAGCCTAGTAAAAGAATACTATAAATTCGTCTTTCCCCAATTCATGTGCATGTGCATCTTCACCGGGAAAGCTAAAAGATCCAAAGGATCGAATCACATGGATTAGAAAGCAACGAACAACTTACATCACGTAGCCTTGAGTGTGACAGCGATCCCATTGGATGAAGCCCTGCAAAATGAGGAACCCATTAATTTGAATCCACTCTCTTTGATTCTCCACGCTTTATATGCACACAAATCCAATTTTTTTGTTGGGGCCCTAGGTCTCGTAAGGAAATTTGGATGAAAAAGTTTTCAAACATTTACAAAAGCAAATTGAACACATCAGAAACTCAAATTGTATTTTCTATTCTATCCTTTCGGCTAGCGTAGCATAAATTCCACACAGAGTgggttaaaaaaaaacaaaaataaaacaaagaaGGAGAAGAAAACCAAACATTTACCGCCAACTATCACCGGCTTTGGCCTGCGAAGCGGAAATACGAAGAGATCGAAGGGGAGATATGATCCCGATGGGCGCCCTAATCCTCCACGCGTTCTGTTCTCCAGGTCTTTTAATAGAAGACGTGGGCCGGATTTGGGGCAATGGGCCATAACAGATGGACTCGCTCCTATtactaattatttttattttttatggaaaCCTAAAttcatctttatttattttttttagaaaaatagattcatttatattatatttatttgtatttgtatttagcgcacataattaaattttttaacttaatttttttttattttatatagatATCATAGCTTTTTGgtttttatatttttctcaaatGAACTCGATTTACAATAGGATCATattcatataaaatattatttaaaagtaAAGTTCGAATTGATatggttttcaaaattttgatttttttattaatcgGTTATATATATTGTGACGAATCTTTTTGGGTGTATTCTCCCTCTATATTgggttttttgttttattttttttccctaTATTTTATGCATTAGATTTGTATGCTTAACATAATAACTTCAAACAATGTAAAGTTAATTGTACTGATTTCAACCATTGTTTATTCTCAAAGAAAATATGAAGATTGTCATTATTTGTAGTAGCCATAATTTTTGTTGGTTCGATGACGAAATGACATGAAATAAACGCAATTGTTCGTAAAACAAACTCTATATCCAGTATATTTGTTGAAAGAAATTGAAATATTGATTTAAGACTTCGTAGATGACAATGGAGGAagataatttattaaaaatatgaaaGAATCTTGAAATACATATTTGGTAACACGTGACTTAAATTGATGATTAATTGAATTCTAACAATAAGTGATAGACGTATTAATTTGAAGAATGTTAAGAATGGACAACTTTTAGGTTGCTTTCGATCTATCTTTCGTTCGTTAATTTCAAGTTTGAAGCTGTGAAAGTATCTTTAATTTCAGGTTTGAAGACGGTGAAAGAAGATACTGCTGACATGAAGAAGAAAAACCTCACTAAAAAGACGTTACAGTACAATGATGCTTGAATGTTacgttttaattaaataaatacaatcTATTTAAAATTGTATAATATTGTTTAAAATAGTGAATTATGTTTATTCATAGCCAAGCCAACTTAGCAACACACTGCCCATAATATAACACAAATTTCATAATAAAGTTACCAGTTTGAACTCAGTACTACAAGAACACTGAAGTAGAAATTAACATGGTGCATGCATATACTTTATTACACACATCAAGGTGCCATTCGTAAAGAGGGTCATCTGTCCCAATTGCAAATGGACCAGGTACACCATCTACGTGGCCAGATGGAATCGTAATTTCACAATCGCCATCCTAAAAACGATAACAAGATTAACTTCCAAACTTCATATGCCcataaaaagataaataaagataaaaagtaagcctttgaggatgcatttatATTCCTCTTTCGCCTATTCAAGCCCTACTCCAAAATTATGGCGAAAGATATTAGTTTCAAACTTGGTCGCAGGCTCCACTTATGCTTAGGGCGAAGTCTCATCTTCTGAATCATCCTCATCATCCTCGTCCTCAGAGCAGACATCGGGGCAATTTAGATACCTTGTACATTTGACCAAAAAAAAACCAATAAGAGAAGACAACACATGCAAGAAGACAACACCCAAAAAATGTAAACATGTTTCGTTTTAAAAAGAGATGTTAAACATGCAAACATTCATCCAACATCTGAGCTCGCGCACTACCGAGGCACTCCACCTAAGTAAAATAACCAGCCAGCACAATCACAATCCCCATCACTGAAATTTGCAAACACGACACAACTTTTAAGATCATTGTCAGCTGCGATCAACGCATCCCTAGTAACTATTAGAATTTACGACTTTCCAACCAACACATACTTAAAGCAAGAATGTATAAATTCCCATCCAATGACAAAAGAATAAAAGAGTTACACATCAAGGTACCATTCGTAAAAAGGGTGATCTGGCCCAATTGGAGATGGACCAGGTAAACCATCTACGTGGCCAGCTGGAATCGTAATTTCACAATCGCCatcctaaaaatgcataacaagATTAACTTCCAAACTTCATATGCCAATAAAAGGATAAATAAAGATAAAAAGTaagcctttgaggatgcatttatATTCCTCTTTCGCCTATTCAAGCCCTACTCCAAAATTATGGCGAGAGATATTAGTTTCAAACTTGGTCGCAGGCTCCACTTATGCTTAGGGCGAAGCCTCGCTCTAGCATCAGACAACATCAATCCGTAGCGAAGAGAATCTTCACATATTTAATCAAAAGCACCCTGCCAAATCACCCGGCCGCAAGAATACCACCACattttaaaacaatatttaGATCGTATTGACCTACATATTCCTGCTTTGTCATCTATGTCAACTCTCTGCAGTTTCATCTCTTATAGTTAACTGCTTGAACATGTGATTTATAAATTCACAGAGCTCTCGTTCAATTAACAAAAGTAACGAGCACCTGTTTTGAAGAGCTAAAAAATTAGTTAAATCCAAATCCCTAATGAACACACGGGGTTTTATTTCATTCGATCTTTGTTCGAATTTTGTGCCTGACACTAGTGGCACTGGAGATTGGTATTTCAAGATTGTAAACCAGGAAATTTCGGCCATCGCCATCAACACAAGACATATCATTGAACATTCAAATAAACCAGGAACAATGATAAAATGGCGAGGATGGTACCTTGATCTCACATAGCAATACATTACCCCGACAATAAACACCTCGAAAAAGACGGCGCTCATCATTTTCGTCCCTCTTTGCCCAAAATGTCAAGCAGAAAATAGCACCACCAGATACACGGTTAACCTTGACAACCTTATCGAGAACGAAATTCTTTCGCTGTAACCAACCAAAAAATACGCAAACAAAACCATTACCAGTATTAAGCAAACAAGGCTATTAACAACATCAAATAATTTCTCTAACTTTTTTCTTATTGTAGAAGTTTAAGGCCGTTTCCGCTTTGTCCTTCATATGAGCTAAATCACCGACATGAAACAGCGTCATCCCTCCACCGCATATAAATTCTCTTGGATCAAAATATTCATCACATAGCTGTCAACAAATTTAAACGAAGTTTAGTTTCCCACATTCATGTCTAAAGATGGGGTGTGCGTGTAAATTAAAGACGATACGGAGTGTTAATCGCAAATAACTGTCAAATAATAATACAGTAGAAGACTCAAGTGTAGACTATTGTATATACTCATAGCCTAGTAAAAGAATACTATAAATTCGTCTTTCCCCAATTCATGTGCATGTGCATCTTCACCGGGAAAGCTAAAAGATCCAAAGGATCGAATCACATGGATTAGAAAGCAACGAACAACT is part of the Primulina eburnea isolate SZY01 chromosome 1, ASM2296580v1, whole genome shotgun sequence genome and encodes:
- the LOC140838039 gene encoding uncharacterized protein, with protein sequence MAHCPKSGPRLLLKDLENRTRGGLGRPSGSYLPFDLFVFPLRRPKPVIVGGLHPMGSLSHSRLRDLCDEYFDPRKLLCGGGMTLFHVGGLAHIKDKAETALNFYNKKKRKNFVLDKVVKVNRVSGGGVTA
- the LOC140838018 gene encoding uncharacterized protein yields the protein MAHCPKSGPRLLLKDLENRTRGGLGRPSGSYLPFDLFVFPLRRPKPVIVGGLHPMGSLSHSRLRDLCDEYFDPREFICGGGMTLFHVGDLAHMKDKAETALNFYNKKKRKNFVLDKVVKVNRVSGGAIFCLTFWAKRDENDERRLFRGVYCRGNVLLCEIKDGDCEITIPAGHVDGLPGPSPIGPDHPFYEWYLNCPDVCSEDEDDEDDSEDETSP